A window from Corynebacterium singulare encodes these proteins:
- the atpA gene encoding F0F1 ATP synthase subunit alpha codes for MAELTISSDEIRSAIANYTSSYSAEASREEVGVVISAADGIAQVSGLPSVMANELLEFPGGVIGVAQNLDTNSIGVVVLGNFESLKEGDEVKRTGEVLSIPVGEDFLGRVINPLGQPIDGLGPITAEEDRVLELQAPSVLQRQPVEEPMQTGIKAIDAMTPIGRGQRQLIIGDRKTGKTAVCIDTILNQKANWESGDKNKQVRCIYVAIGQKGSTIAGVRRTLEEHGALDYTTIVAAPASDAAGFKWLAPFSGAALGQHWMYQGNHVLIIYDDLTKQAEAYRAISLLLRRPPGREAYPGDVFYLHSRLLERAAKLSDDMGAGSMTALPIIETKANDVSAFIPTNVISITDGQVFLESDLFNQGVRPAINVGVSVSRVGGAAQTKGMKKVAGNLRLELAAYRDLQAFAAFASDLDSASKAQLERGERLVELLKQSESSPQPVEYQMVSIFLADQGIFDVVPVEDVRRFEKELHDHLNSATPQVFEQIQGGTALTDESKDALVAAAKDFTPSFRTTEGHNLGSEAPVDPLAAEDVKKTELNVSRKTAK; via the coding sequence ATGGCGGAGCTGACGATCTCCTCCGACGAGATCCGTAGCGCGATTGCGAACTACACCTCGAGCTACTCCGCGGAGGCCTCCCGTGAGGAGGTCGGCGTGGTCATTTCGGCAGCTGACGGTATTGCGCAGGTTTCGGGCCTGCCGTCCGTCATGGCGAATGAGCTGCTCGAGTTCCCGGGCGGCGTTATTGGCGTCGCACAGAACCTTGACACCAACTCCATCGGTGTCGTGGTCTTGGGCAACTTCGAGTCGCTTAAAGAAGGCGACGAGGTCAAGAGGACCGGCGAAGTCCTCTCCATCCCTGTGGGCGAGGACTTCCTCGGCCGCGTAATTAACCCCTTGGGCCAGCCGATTGACGGCCTGGGCCCGATCACCGCTGAAGAGGACCGCGTCCTCGAGCTGCAGGCACCGTCCGTGCTGCAGCGTCAGCCGGTGGAAGAGCCGATGCAGACCGGCATCAAGGCAATTGACGCCATGACCCCGATTGGTCGTGGTCAGCGTCAGTTGATCATTGGTGACCGTAAGACGGGTAAGACCGCCGTTTGTATCGACACCATCCTGAACCAGAAGGCTAACTGGGAGTCTGGCGACAAGAACAAGCAGGTTCGCTGCATCTACGTCGCCATCGGCCAGAAGGGCTCCACCATTGCTGGTGTGCGCCGCACCCTTGAGGAGCATGGCGCCCTAGATTACACCACCATCGTGGCAGCCCCGGCATCCGACGCCGCTGGCTTCAAGTGGCTGGCACCGTTCTCCGGTGCCGCCCTGGGTCAGCACTGGATGTACCAGGGCAACCACGTTCTGATCATTTACGATGATCTGACCAAGCAGGCAGAAGCCTACCGTGCGATTTCCCTTCTGCTGCGCCGCCCGCCGGGCCGAGAGGCATACCCGGGTGACGTCTTCTACCTCCACTCCCGTCTGCTGGAGCGTGCTGCAAAGCTCTCCGATGACATGGGTGCAGGTTCGATGACCGCACTGCCAATCATTGAGACCAAGGCGAACGACGTCTCCGCCTTCATTCCGACCAACGTTATTTCCATTACCGACGGCCAGGTCTTCCTGGAGTCCGACCTGTTCAACCAGGGCGTCCGTCCGGCAATTAACGTCGGTGTGTCGGTTTCCCGTGTTGGTGGTGCCGCACAGACCAAGGGTATGAAGAAGGTTGCCGGTAACCTCCGTCTGGAGCTGGCCGCCTACCGTGACCTGCAGGCCTTCGCTGCCTTCGCGTCCGACCTTGACTCTGCCTCCAAGGCTCAGCTGGAGCGCGGTGAGCGCCTCGTTGAGCTGCTGAAGCAGTCCGAGTCCTCTCCGCAGCCTGTCGAGTACCAGATGGTGTCCATCTTCCTCGCAGACCAGGGCATCTTCGACGTCGTTCCCGTCGAGGACGTACGCCGCTTCGAGAAGGAGCTGCACGATCACCTCAACTCTGCAACCCCGCAGGTGTTCGAGCAGATCCAGGGTGGCACCGCTCTGACCGACGAGTCCAAGGATGCACTTGTTGCAGCAGCCAAGGACTTCACCCCGTCCTTCCGCACCACCGAGGGCCACAACCTCGGCTCCGAGGCGCCGGTTGACCCGCTCGCCGCTGAGGACGTCAAGAAGACCGAGCTCAACGTCTCCCGCAAGACGGCCAAATAG
- a CDS encoding F0F1 ATP synthase subunit gamma — protein sequence MANLRELRDRIRSVNSTKKITKAQELIATSRITKAQARVEASQPYARELSNVLNKLAAHTSLDHPMLREREDGKVAAILVVSSDRGMCGGYNNNIFKKAAELEALLKSEGFETVRYVTGNKGVGFYKFREAEVAGSWTGFSQDPTWESTHNVRRHIIDGFIAGSKGQAKTREGINLEGETVRGFDQVHVVYTEFESMLTQTARVQQLLPVVPVIEEEDYNMGESALSDAEPNNQINPDYEFEPDADTLMDALLPQYVSRLLFAMFLESSASESAARRTAMKSATDNATELVKDLSRVANQARQAQITQEITEIVGGAGALAESAESD from the coding sequence ATGGCTAATCTTCGTGAACTGCGTGACCGCATCAGGTCCGTCAATTCCACCAAGAAGATCACCAAGGCACAGGAGCTCATTGCTACCTCGCGCATTACCAAGGCTCAGGCCAGGGTCGAGGCGTCCCAGCCATATGCGCGCGAGCTGTCCAACGTGTTGAATAAGCTTGCCGCGCATACGTCCCTGGATCACCCCATGCTCCGTGAACGTGAAGATGGCAAGGTTGCCGCTATTCTCGTGGTCTCGTCTGACCGCGGTATGTGCGGCGGCTACAACAACAACATCTTCAAGAAGGCGGCCGAGCTCGAAGCCCTGCTCAAGAGCGAAGGTTTCGAGACCGTCCGTTACGTCACGGGTAACAAAGGTGTTGGCTTCTACAAGTTCCGTGAAGCTGAGGTCGCAGGCAGCTGGACCGGATTCTCGCAGGATCCGACCTGGGAGTCGACGCACAACGTGCGCCGCCACATCATCGACGGCTTCATCGCCGGTTCGAAGGGCCAGGCCAAGACCCGCGAGGGCATCAACCTCGAAGGTGAGACCGTTCGCGGTTTCGACCAGGTGCACGTTGTGTACACCGAGTTCGAGTCCATGCTGACCCAGACGGCGCGTGTGCAGCAGCTGCTGCCGGTGGTACCGGTTATTGAGGAAGAGGACTACAACATGGGTGAGTCCGCGCTTTCCGACGCCGAACCGAACAATCAGATCAACCCTGATTACGAGTTCGAGCCGGATGCGGACACCCTCATGGACGCACTGCTTCCGCAGTACGTGTCCCGCCTCCTGTTTGCGATGTTCTTGGAGTCCTCGGCCTCCGAGTCCGCCGCACGCCGTACCGCAATGAAGTCTGCAACTGACAACGCGACCGAGCTGGTCAAGGACCTCTCCCGCGTGGCCAACCAGGCACGTCAGGCGCAGATTACCCAAGAAATCACAGAGATCGTCGGTGGCGCTGGGGCGCTCGCCGAAAGCGCAGAAAGTGACTAG
- the atpD gene encoding F0F1 ATP synthase subunit beta — translation MTTALQEQNTQSSATAGRVVRVIGPVVDVEFPRGGLPALYNALTVEVTLEAVAKTVTLEVAQHLGDNLVRAVSMAPTDGLVRGAAVTDTGKPISVPVGDVVKGHVFNALGDCLDQPGLGRDGEQWGIHREPPAFDQLEGKTEILETGIKVIDLLTPYVKGGKIGLFGGAGVGKTVLIQEMITRIAREFSGTSVFAGVGERTREGTDLFLEMEEMGVLQDTALVFGQMDEPPGVRMRVALSGLTMAEYFRDVQNQDVLLFIDNIFRFTQAGSEVSTLLGRMPSAVGYQPTLADEMGVLQERITSTKGKSITSLQAVYVPADDYTDPAPATTFAHLDATTELDRSIASKGIYPAVNPLTSTSRILEPAIVGERHYEVAQRVIGILQKNKELQDIIAILGMDELSEEDKVTVQRARRIERFLGQNFFVAEKFTGLPGSYVPLADTIDAFERICNGEFDHYPEQAFNGLGGLDDVEAAYQKLSEKK, via the coding sequence ATGACTACAGCTCTGCAAGAGCAGAACACACAGTCGTCGGCTACCGCCGGCCGTGTGGTGCGTGTCATCGGTCCGGTCGTCGACGTGGAGTTTCCGCGTGGCGGGCTGCCGGCACTGTACAACGCACTGACCGTCGAGGTGACCCTCGAGGCTGTTGCAAAGACCGTCACCCTTGAGGTCGCTCAGCACCTCGGTGACAACCTCGTCCGTGCCGTGTCCATGGCTCCGACCGACGGCCTCGTCCGCGGTGCAGCCGTGACCGACACCGGCAAGCCGATTTCCGTCCCCGTGGGTGATGTGGTCAAGGGCCACGTCTTCAACGCCCTCGGTGACTGCCTCGACCAGCCGGGTCTGGGCCGCGATGGCGAGCAGTGGGGCATCCACCGCGAGCCTCCGGCATTCGACCAGCTGGAGGGCAAGACCGAGATCCTCGAGACCGGTATTAAGGTCATCGACCTTCTCACCCCGTACGTCAAGGGTGGCAAGATTGGCCTCTTCGGTGGTGCAGGTGTGGGTAAGACCGTTCTTATCCAGGAGATGATTACTCGTATTGCACGCGAGTTCTCCGGTACCTCTGTCTTCGCCGGCGTCGGCGAGCGCACCCGTGAGGGCACCGACCTCTTCCTCGAGATGGAAGAGATGGGCGTTCTCCAGGACACCGCCCTTGTGTTCGGCCAGATGGATGAGCCGCCGGGAGTTCGTATGCGCGTGGCTCTGTCCGGCCTGACCATGGCGGAGTACTTCCGCGATGTTCAGAACCAGGACGTGCTGCTGTTCATCGACAACATCTTCCGCTTCACCCAGGCAGGTTCTGAGGTTTCGACCCTTCTGGGCCGTATGCCTTCTGCTGTGGGTTACCAGCCGACTCTGGCTGATGAGATGGGTGTTCTGCAGGAGCGTATTACCTCCACCAAGGGTAAGTCCATTACCTCCCTGCAGGCCGTCTACGTGCCGGCCGATGACTACACCGACCCGGCTCCGGCCACCACCTTCGCCCACCTCGATGCCACCACCGAGCTGGACCGTTCCATTGCGTCGAAGGGTATTTACCCGGCAGTGAACCCGCTGACCTCTACCTCTCGTATTTTGGAGCCGGCCATCGTGGGCGAGCGCCACTACGAGGTGGCACAGCGTGTCATCGGTATTCTGCAGAAGAACAAGGAACTCCAGGACATCATCGCCATCCTTGGTATGGACGAGCTGTCCGAGGAGGACAAGGTCACCGTTCAGCGTGCACGTCGTATCGAGCGCTTCCTGGGCCAGAACTTCTTCGTCGCAGAGAAGTTCACCGGCCTGCCGGGCTCCTACGTGCCGCTGGCTGACACCATCGACGCCTTCGAGCGCATCTGCAACGGCGAATTCGACCACTACCCAGAGCAGGCCTTCAACGGCCTGGGTGGCTTGGACGACGTCGAAGCTGCGTACCAGAAGCTGAGCGAGAAGAAGTAG
- a CDS encoding F0F1 ATP synthase subunit epsilon: MADITAELVSVERLLWTGKATMVTAETTEGEIGVLPGHEPMVGQLIDNGVVTIHPVDGERRVAAVQGGFLSVSENKITVLADWAVWASEVDEAQAQEDLKSERELTRSRGDAALRAVRRFNS, from the coding sequence ATGGCTGACATCACCGCCGAATTGGTTTCCGTCGAACGCCTGCTGTGGACCGGCAAGGCCACCATGGTGACGGCTGAGACCACCGAGGGTGAGATCGGCGTGCTTCCTGGCCACGAGCCCATGGTCGGTCAGTTGATCGATAATGGTGTCGTGACCATCCACCCGGTGGACGGCGAGCGCCGCGTCGCTGCTGTCCAGGGTGGCTTCCTCTCCGTATCCGAGAACAAGATCACCGTCCTCGCAGACTGGGCCGTCTGGGCCAGTGAGGTCGATGAGGCCCAGGCTCAGGAAGACCTGAAGTCTGAGCGCGAGCTGACGAGGTCTCGTGGTGACGCCGCACTGCGCGCCGTTCGCCGCTTCAACAGCTAA
- a CDS encoding DUF2550 domain-containing protein has product MNTQVLQWLLFLLALIVLAVIVLAAVRFFTLRSRGTSVLLRLLPAKDSHSWRHGLVRYNGEHMEYFKLRSVLPSANMRFNRLDITLNGTRPLDDDEASFMPAGEQIMRMSVHGKDYEIAADAQGIMALNAWVEAAPSKRKEKLDYHQMRQRATRFPKK; this is encoded by the coding sequence ATGAATACTCAGGTGCTGCAATGGCTGCTTTTTCTGCTCGCCCTGATTGTTCTGGCTGTCATCGTTCTTGCAGCGGTGCGCTTTTTCACCCTCCGCTCTCGGGGAACTTCGGTGTTGTTGCGTCTGCTGCCGGCTAAAGACTCGCACTCGTGGCGCCATGGCCTGGTGCGCTATAACGGAGAGCACATGGAGTACTTCAAACTCCGTTCCGTTCTCCCCAGCGCTAACATGCGCTTTAATCGCCTCGACATCACCCTCAATGGCACTCGCCCGCTCGATGATGACGAGGCTTCTTTTATGCCCGCTGGTGAGCAGATTATGCGTATGAGTGTGCACGGCAAGGACTATGAGATTGCCGCCGATGCACAGGGAATCATGGCACTCAATGCGTGGGTGGAGGCAGCTCCCTCGAAGCGCAAAGAGAAGCTGGATTACCACCAGATGCGCCAGCGTGCCACCCGCTTTCCGAAGAAGTAG
- the nucS gene encoding endonuclease NucS: MRVVIARCSVDYVGRLDAHLPLADRLILIKADGSVSVHADDRAYKPLNWMTPPCTLDESDITDIDGEDTGEKLWLVENPKGEQLRITIAEVHQDIEMELGEDPGLVKDGVEAHLQELLAEHIETLGEKYSLVRREYPTAIGPVDIMAKNAKNEFVAVEVKRRGGIDGVEQLTRYLELLNRDDLLAPVHGVFAAQEIKPQARTLAEDRGIRCVVLDYQELRGIESNELRLF, encoded by the coding sequence ATGCGTGTTGTCATCGCCCGTTGCTCTGTAGATTACGTCGGCCGCCTCGACGCCCACCTGCCCTTGGCGGACCGCCTCATCCTTATTAAGGCTGACGGCTCAGTCTCCGTTCACGCGGACGACCGTGCCTACAAGCCCCTCAACTGGATGACGCCTCCTTGCACGCTCGACGAGTCTGACATCACCGATATCGACGGTGAGGACACCGGAGAAAAACTGTGGCTCGTTGAGAACCCCAAAGGTGAGCAGCTGCGTATCACAATCGCCGAGGTCCACCAGGACATCGAGATGGAGCTCGGTGAGGATCCCGGCCTGGTGAAGGACGGCGTCGAGGCGCATCTGCAGGAGCTGCTCGCTGAACACATCGAAACCTTGGGGGAGAAGTACTCCCTTGTACGCCGCGAATACCCCACGGCGATTGGCCCGGTGGACATCATGGCGAAGAACGCTAAGAATGAGTTCGTCGCCGTGGAGGTTAAGCGTAGGGGAGGCATTGACGGCGTCGAGCAGCTCACGCGCTACCTTGAGTTGCTCAACCGTGATGATCTTCTAGCGCCGGTCCACGGAGTTTTTGCTGCCCAGGAAATCAAGCCGCAAGCCCGTACATTGGCGGAGGACCGTGGTATCCGCTGCGTCGTGCTTGACTATCAAGAGCTACGCGGCATCGAGTCCAACGAACTGCGGCTGTTCTAG
- a CDS encoding MTH1187 family thiamine-binding protein, producing MIVAFSVAPSVVGDESAEMSDAVAEAVRVVRASGLPNETNAMFTLIEGEWDEVFAVIKEATDAVRAVSPRTSLVIKADIREGVTGQITQKVESVNRYLEENQ from the coding sequence ATGATTGTTGCCTTTTCTGTAGCGCCGTCCGTCGTGGGCGATGAGAGCGCCGAGATGTCTGACGCCGTGGCGGAAGCCGTACGCGTCGTCCGCGCCTCTGGCTTGCCCAATGAGACCAACGCCATGTTCACCCTCATTGAGGGTGAGTGGGATGAAGTCTTCGCCGTGATTAAGGAGGCCACCGATGCCGTCCGTGCCGTCTCACCGCGCACCAGCCTGGTTATCAAGGCTGACATTCGCGAGGGCGTGACTGGGCAGATTACCCAGAAAGTAGAATCCGTAAACCGTTACCTAGAGGAGAATCAGTGA
- a CDS encoding tetratricopeptide repeat protein — MTGPYVGGALDLGAIKQQAEAKAKAQQQGSEGAPAGIQPFFDVTEENFEQDLVRRSAEVPVIALIGSPRSPASEQLKKDFEEMAAAGGLKFIVGYINADVVPQVAQVFGVQNLPTTVAIAAGQPVTNFEGSQPRENLEQWIAAIVEKLGPQLRGLSEAQPEQPQEEEADPRLLVAEDALNAGDFDAAIAAYDEVLAAEPDNAEIKQARATTVVLKRLKASSSEGDPIAAAEAAPQDVDKQLAAADALIVAGTPDRAFTQLIDAMKITAGDDKARLKDRLLELFALYDSGDPRVLAARTQLASALY, encoded by the coding sequence GTGACCGGACCATACGTAGGCGGCGCCCTCGACTTGGGCGCCATCAAGCAGCAGGCAGAAGCCAAGGCCAAGGCACAGCAACAGGGCAGCGAAGGAGCTCCTGCAGGCATTCAGCCTTTCTTCGATGTCACCGAAGAGAACTTTGAGCAAGACCTTGTGCGTCGCTCCGCTGAGGTTCCGGTCATCGCGCTTATCGGTTCGCCGCGTTCGCCTGCCTCGGAGCAGCTGAAGAAGGACTTTGAGGAGATGGCTGCCGCCGGTGGGTTGAAGTTTATCGTGGGCTACATCAACGCCGATGTTGTACCGCAGGTGGCCCAGGTTTTCGGCGTGCAGAACCTGCCGACCACCGTGGCTATCGCCGCTGGCCAGCCTGTTACGAATTTTGAGGGTAGCCAGCCGCGCGAGAATCTTGAGCAGTGGATAGCAGCGATTGTGGAGAAGCTTGGCCCCCAGCTGCGCGGCCTTTCTGAGGCTCAACCAGAGCAGCCGCAGGAAGAAGAAGCAGACCCGCGCCTTCTCGTTGCGGAGGATGCCCTCAACGCAGGCGATTTCGATGCTGCCATCGCCGCCTACGACGAGGTCCTTGCCGCCGAGCCCGATAACGCAGAGATTAAGCAGGCACGCGCCACGACCGTTGTGCTCAAGCGCCTCAAGGCATCCTCCAGTGAGGGTGATCCGATCGCCGCGGCAGAGGCCGCCCCGCAGGACGTCGACAAGCAACTTGCGGCTGCCGATGCCCTCATCGTCGCCGGCACCCCAGATCGTGCCTTCACTCAGCTTATCGACGCCATGAAGATCACCGCCGGTGATGACAAAGCACGCCTCAAAGATCGCCTTCTGGAGCTCTTCGCTCTGTATGATTCCGGCGACCCGCGTGTGCTTGCCGCGCGCACACAGCTCGCTAGCGCCCTGTATTAA
- a CDS encoding IS6 family transposase, translating into MGIFSGRHFPRDIILRAVRWYCRYGVSYRDLEEMMTERGVPVDHTTIYRWVQKYAPELDKQTRWYRQVPDWQASSWRVDETYIRVGGRWCYLYRAITAGGQTLDFYLSPKRNVAAAKRFLAKALKSNASAGYPRVVNTDKAPSLARAIAELKLEGICPPTVEHRQVKYLNNILEGDHGRLKRILGPKGAFKNRTSAYRTLKGMEAMHSLRKGQGAMFAYGQPNPDAVIVSRVFETA; encoded by the coding sequence ATGGGTATCTTCTCCGGTCGTCATTTTCCCCGTGACATCATTCTGCGAGCAGTGCGGTGGTACTGCCGCTACGGGGTGAGCTACCGCGATCTGGAGGAAATGATGACCGAACGCGGCGTGCCGGTCGATCACACCACGATCTACCGCTGGGTCCAGAAATACGCCCCTGAGCTGGACAAGCAAACACGGTGGTACCGACAGGTACCTGACTGGCAGGCCAGTTCCTGGCGGGTGGATGAGACCTATATCCGGGTCGGCGGCAGGTGGTGCTACCTCTATCGGGCGATCACCGCCGGTGGCCAGACCCTGGACTTTTACCTCTCTCCGAAGCGAAACGTGGCCGCAGCGAAGCGTTTCCTAGCCAAGGCCCTCAAATCCAATGCGTCAGCCGGGTATCCCAGAGTGGTCAACACGGATAAAGCACCCTCCCTAGCCCGGGCAATCGCCGAGTTGAAGTTAGAGGGAATCTGCCCGCCAACAGTGGAACACCGGCAGGTGAAATACCTCAACAACATCCTGGAAGGCGACCATGGTCGGCTGAAGCGGATCCTCGGGCCGAAAGGCGCGTTTAAGAACCGGACATCTGCATATCGGACGTTGAAAGGGATGGAGGCGATGCACTCATTGCGGAAAGGGCAAGGCGCAATGTTTGCCTACGGGCAACCGAACCCGGATGCGGTGATCGTCAGCCGGGTCTTCGAGACGGCCTAA